Part of the Alphaproteobacteria bacterium genome, AATGGGCGCCGGTCGATGATGACGGCAATTTGCTTCTGCAGGTCTTTGAGTCGCTGCTCACCGAGCGCACCCGGATGGTGGCTCTCACCCACATGTCGAACGTTCTCGGCACGATTGTGCCAGTAAACGAGGTGGTTCGGCTCGCCCACGCCCGAGGTATTCCGGTTCTGCTCGATGGCAGTCAGGCGGCGGTGCACCTTGACGTCGACGTGCAACAGATCGGTTGTGACTTTTATGTCTTCACCGGGCACAAACTCTATGGACCGACCGGCATCGGCGTGCTTTACGGCCGCTACGCTCGGCTCGACGCCATGCCGCCATTCAATGGCGGCGGCGAGATGATCCGCGAGGTCTACGAGGACCGCATCACTTATGGGGATCCGCCGCATAAATTCGAGGCCGGCACCCCCGCGATCGTGCAGGCCATCGGGCTCGGCGCCGCCATCGACTACCTGAGCTCGATCGGCAAGGCACGCACCCGCGCGCACGAGGATGGGCTTGTCAAGTATGCGCACGAACGATTGCGCGAAATTAACACGGTGCGGGTTTTCGGCAATGCGCGACAGAAAGGCCCGATCGTATCCTTCAACATGGAGGGTGCGCACGCCCATGATGTGGCGACCATCATCGATCGCTCCGGGGTCGCCGTTCGCGCAGGCACGCACTGCGCCATGCCGCTGTTGGCTCGCTTCGGCGCGACCGCCACTTGCCGGGCCTCGTTTGGCTTGTACAACACCCGTTCCGAAGTCGACACTCTGGTGCAGGCTTTGATCAAGGCGCAGGACTTCTTTGCATGAGAGACGACGAGATGGCCGAAGACACCCATCCGCAGGCGGCAGACATGCCCGCTCCGG contains:
- a CDS encoding cysteine desulfurase; the protein is MHPAVTNGSYDVARIREDFPILATQVYGKPLVYLDNAASSQKPRAVLDRMQQAYTREYANVHRGLHYLANATTEAYERARETVRAFLNAEKTQEIVFTRNATEAINLVAHSLGLEGIKPGDEIVLSIMEHHSNVVPWHFLRERRGAVIKWAPVDDDGNLLLQVFESLLTERTRMVALTHMSNVLGTIVPVNEVVRLAHARGIPVLLDGSQAAVHLDVDVQQIGCDFYVFTGHKLYGPTGIGVLYGRYARLDAMPPFNGGGEMIREVYEDRITYGDPPHKFEAGTPAIVQAIGLGAAIDYLSSIGKARTRAHEDGLVKYAHERLREINTVRVFGNARQKGPIVSFNMEGAHAHDVATIIDRSGVAVRAGTHCAMPLLARFGATATCRASFGLYNTRSEVDTLVQALIKAQDFFA